The nucleotide window actacattatgccacaaatgctgtcagtgtagtttaatttatattaaacctggaatattcttttaaattagtATGTGTAAATATGGTACTtggattgtttttttctttctttacttgAAGCTACGTTAGGCCATTTAAGTGTGTGTTTAGCTTTTGTGTGGATGGTTAGACCAATGTTTGGTTTTATATGGCCtagatttcacatttttaatacatttcacatacagtatacataagGATGCACTGATGTAGGCTATCGGCCGCCGATATTTATTagacaattattgaccaaattaaaaccatctgcaaatCGGTTTTAAGCATGAGAACGCCgatatgaaaaaccaatggtttatTATAATTCATTATCATCAatctttgtaaaaacaaatttaaaatgcacaaACCAGGAATAATGATAgacacagaatgtagaagggttggcactcctaagaacatgtaatatttaattaaaaatcattCTTGTTCTCACATTGAGGAAAAAATGTTGTTACAGACATGACAGTtctgaaagcagcacttacatacaggtaaaaccatccaaaatgctttgaaaccagcaaactttaACTTCttagacattggtatggtatccatacACGATTGATTAAGTTAcgattgaaattgcaatatggcctgACACCAATACTAAACCTTGAAACCTTAAAAATCGAATGCATTCAGTgattcagtcagcattgtgtaagcaagcggcaccctctagcggtctaGACGGCATTTTCCATTatccattatgccacaaaataacttaaaagggtgttttgttcctttggtaactttttgTTGTTCCATTATGTGGTTGACATTtacgtggaattgcccaacatatgcataatatgaagtttattttatacagtaaaaacatgtaaaatgtgagcttttgttttgaactgcaaacacagaagtgcaaaaatgttttagaagtacaaaataatctttttttaaacattaatcatCATGCatttatgttagattttttttttatcttctatttatctttcattgttgctctctttaaaatgttggcctgtcatgtgttcaacagatccaattcatgtttaatggaaattatttatttttagaacgataaaaagcttttgtacctctttgtacatttttaaaacataatttctgagcaaaacaatgatctgatgacaaaataaggtatgtggcaaaatatcagtatcggccaatcatttttttgttaaaattggtatcGTATCGTCCAAAACTGTTAATTTCGGTGCATcctaattatttaaaatgaagcATTTCATCTACTTTATTAGATGCCATTTCTTAGTCTTACCTGCATTTTAGTTTCCTACAGAATAACATTCATTGTCTTCCTTTGTCCCAGCTTTGTCCTGTGTTCGGAAAGAATTCTTGTTGCAGTGACAGAAATGGCCACGTTATTTCCTAAGGTAAGTCTTCACTCTACAAGTAAACATTTTGCCATAATGGATAAATAACCCGTCATATCCTGTTCTAGTGTTGCATGTAGAGTAAACACTTGGGTAAAAGTGCTCTGAAATACACCTTTCCCATGTTTCCCGAAACAGAGGCCGAGTTCTGAGACGGTTTGCGGGTCCTTGCGTCTGCTGACCTCCAGTGCCAGTCGTCTGCAGGGCGAATGTCAAAAGGCCTCAACACATGACTCCCAGCAGGTTATTCAGTGTGCCTATGACATTGCGAAGGCTGCTAAACAGCTAGTTACTGTGACCACCAAAGACAGTACCTGACTTAGGAGTATCTGAGCGCCTTTTCTGTCCATTTTGTTTGATggtgttcatttttttattagcTTTGTTCCTGTTTTACGGCAACAATTTTATTGGTGGTGTGTTGTTTCTGCATAAAACACAATTGAATTTGTCTTTGCTGTATTATtccaagtatttttttatttttttttaatgtatgcatCTTTCTACATAGACTAACTTAACTTGCAAGGCACTAAGCCTTGATAAGCAGTGgcttactttttaaatgaaatccatattttatttgtttcccatGGTGCTAATTAACAGATTATAACAATGTCTGTTTTGCTTTTGTGTATGGATAAACCGAACAAGGCATGTATTCATTTACAACCTGCACATTTCAAAAATACCAGATGAGGTGTTTCAGTTTTACACAAAAGAAAATCATCAACTGGTTCTTTGCCGTTGGACTTGGCTACTGCTGAAATGGTTTAGTAAGTGTTTCGCTGTCTTGATAACAGCTCACTCACAATGTGACAGTAACGTAGATGTGAGGGTGCAAAATGCCTCATTTCCTGTGCAATAAATACCTTTTTGCCTTGCTGCAGAATGCTACCTTACTCCTCCTGGTGTTACCATTGTTTTAAGTATTCAGAGTGTGTAGTCTTATAATGAAGTGCTTTAAGATGTGAGCTGTTATACATCACTcatacatgtatgtgtgtttgtgtgtcaattATAAACTCAAAATATATACTTCCTCACACGGCACACTCTGATGTGATATGTGTGTAGTGCACCTAGTAAGGGCTGTAtgtatgtttataattattttcactataaataatgatttaatttgttttttctcaTTGCTATCCAGATTAGAGATTCtctgtaatttgttttatttctttgcattttaATCCCAGGTTTATCTGTGAAGGTTTTCATTCATCCAGGTCATCGAAAAATGGCAGTATGACAGCATTTTAGTACcacgttaaaataaaataaagtcttttaatttctctattttttatttttttattttaaggtgtcaagtcaacctttatttatagagcacatttaaaaaacaacagaagttgacccaaagtgctttacagatcaaataaacaaaatgacagagtgatataaaaacagattgatttaaagttaaagataaaacataatcaaataaaaacatttaaaatacaacaccatgtatttatccatttcaaactattcaatgatctattcaaaaggTGGAACTAAAACGCCTTCATATGGCTGTTTATTCATGGTCaactggaaaagaaaaaaaagcccaTGAATAATCTATGTGATATTGAAGTGATATGTTCATTTGTTACCTTGTCTGTCCAAAGAATGTGTTCAGGTGTTGCCTAAAAATACCAGTAACAAACAATTGCTTAACGGCTACCAGCTGCTGTGTGATTCTGGGTTTATGTGGTATTGCTTTGTATTATTTAACAccttgtattatatttatattcaagTTATCATGTATGTAAGCTGCTGGTTGTCAATTATGTATGCAACTACTCTGGTGTGAGTTAAATCTTGTCTTTGTATTTCTTTCACCTGTTGCTGGTGGATGTGTCTTCATGCATCTACCTTCTCAATGCTGAAGGTTACTGTGGCCTTCATATGGGATAAACATAATGCGGTTTATGCTGCTTCCATGAGAGTGTTGTTACTAAATAATAAAACAGCACTTTAACTGTAATCAAGCTACAGCCTGTGTACTTTTAATGCATATCTGATTATGTGTTAAAAACCTTGAATAGTATTGTAACATTCTCAAAGGTATTTTTTCATACTTGTAGGATTATGTCTAAAGTCAAgcttatctatttatctatctatcactcttttctatcagtctgtgtctgtctgtcactctatcatctatctatagATCTATCCAACTATCTatatatctactgtatctatcacTCCTATCTATCAATCAATCATCATCATCTGCCTTAAGATCAAAAGGTTCATgataaacataaattcagtcgTGTGTTCAAACATTTGACTTaagctttttgtttttaagttggTTTTGTACATAAATATAATTGAGCCTATATATacatttctttaaagttttttaatacattagaAAAAACACCCCACGTTGCACTTGActgagtgtgcagagctgtaatgtagggggtggctactttgaaagaatctaaaatatagtttttattatatatattagattGTTTGCTTACTACATAATtctcatacttccatttgtggtATTATTTATGACTAATGTTTCTACATTTTATgctaaaataaaactattttttataatcatattcatatatttttatataattattcatttaatttttttaattaaaaccatGTCATAATATGTCGTTTCTCAGCAGGAACTAAGCATTTGAAATGCAGGCATGTTTTATTAACGCTGAGGACTGTCTGCTCTTTCCTTCATTAGTCGGGTCTCATTGACACTTTACTCGCATACCTGTTGAATATTTGTCACGGCACACAGGACGCCGTTGAAATGAGAAACGAAGCTACGCGCCCGTATCAATTCTAATAGCCTTCGATACTTGAAACAAGTTTCATTTTCATGTTTTGCGATGACACTTTTACTGGATAACCAGTTCGCGCCGCTCTCTGACACCAACCAGATCGTTACAAAGACGTTTTTGGAGTCGGTTTCTCATGTTCCGCTTTTTTTCGGTGAGTCGTGAATTTGTAAGCTACCTGTgagttatagtaaaaaaaaataaataaataaattaaaaaaaaaaaaaatatatatatatatatatatatatatatatatatatatatatatatatatatattgatacaattgtttttctgagccATCAAAAGAAAGACCAGTGTAGCCACCGAAGTTGATTATAAGTAGACACATTGAATGCAAGGCTTTTTATTAATGCCATTGTATTctaatttgacattttaatttgACTTCTGAATGTATGAATTGTCCAAAACTGTGTCAAAAGCAAATGGGAGGTCATTAAATATTAAGTGGACAGACGGATAGGCCTATATGTTCTCTCCCTTAGCGTAGAATAAATATGGTCTTCAATACATCTTTCATCCTCACAGCGGCGCCAAATTACCAATACCTGTATTGCATACTGCTCTATTAAAAGTTACGGTGTAATGCGTACTAATTAAATAGTATATGGTATGCAATAGTATGCACAgtatgcaatacattttttttctggtgAGTTAGAAATGTTTGTAGTAGACAACAAGCAAGCAGATGTACTGACCACAAGCATCAGCTTGGTCTACAGATTATAAATAGATCTAAAAGTTCATTTTCATAATTTGTTGTCCAAAATTTTGTAACATTCTTCAGGTGAAATTATAATAGCAgataaatgtgtgtgtctgtagcaGCAGTGGAGGTTAATATGATGTTTGtgaataatatgaatataaagagtagtcaaaaaaaaacaaaaaaaaaaaaaaaaaaaacatttttatagcacatttaaggttgtatttaaaaatgattgatttattattaacgacatttataattatttgtcaGTTTGTtaagtgatttattttattaatttatcacTAATAaactgataatttattccttgattttttttaacgTATGACCCTTAGTCCTTTATAGGGACAGGGATTcgtaattgtaaaataaatgtttctttttcagaTTGTCTTGGTTCGAAAGTTTTTGCCCCAATTAAGGctgacataaatggaaatatcacGGtaagtttaaaatgtcttttatgcattattaattattagAATGATctctttttgtaaagaaaatgtctgtttcaatttacataaaaatgtattgaagAGTGTTCTGAATTCTTCCCAATTCTCACAAGAAAATTAAAGCTGTCTACGACTCAGATCCAGTGAAGTATGAGACGCTTCAGCAGATATTGTCAGCAGAGAAAAGCATCCATGGTTCAGAGTGGCCTAAAGTTGGAGCCACATTGGCACTTATGTGGTTAAAGAGGTAATTAGTTCTCATGAATCAGAACAATTTAAGTTTTATTCACCAAGACATGTCTTGTATCAAAAACCTAACTTTACAATAACAATCCCCTTTTATAGGGTTGTTCTTCCAGCCTTAAGTacttataaattaatttaaaatacaaatcacTTTAATAGAAGTATGCTCTGTAGTCTGTACATTGTATAATTGATCATAAATTGTTTGGCAGTGCTGCTGTGTGAGCAGTTTACTGTTCTTTTTCTTATAGAGGTCTGCGGTTTATTCAGATTTTACTTCAAAGTCTAGCTGATGGTGAGAGAGATGAAAACAATCCTAATCTTATCCGCATCAATATCACTAAAGCTTATGACCAAGCCCTCAAGAAGTACCATGGCTGGATAGTCCAGAAGGTTTTCAAGGTAGGTGTTTTCAGCATGTGGGAATGAACTGTTCTAAATATAGCTCAAAGAAGTTGAAGCAgagtatatttaagcaatatcacacaataaAGAGTGCTGTTGTTCTGTATATCAGCACAATTGCTCGGGAGAGAAAGTGTGATGAAGAGCGATTGAGCATGTGTGATTACTTGCGTCTGTCACATCTCTTAATAATGATCAGAAATAATGCCAAAGCTGCTGGTTTAACAATATTTCGCAGCTGTAGAGTGCTAGAATCCTGCTCTGAGTGATAATGGAGTGACAATGTCAATGTTTTGACTTTCATGAAACCCCGCTCACTAACAGACAATGCAGATGTTCTCTAGTGGTGTTTTGTGTGTGAACAAATCAGTGTTTTGACATCCCGCATCAGAATGTGCATATTTCCCTAATATAGTATGGCAATTGAATAGTATGTCAGAAtccttaatataaaaaaaacagtaggtaagaaatacccagatgacctaccaCATCCGGTGAGATTCTGGAGTGTGCATTGACCGGACACTTTACTACTATAATCTCACAGGAGCTTAGATGATGTCATTTTCTAAAtgctgaataaaaaataataacaaatgttGGAGAACTGTGTATCAAGGATCTCTTTTTTGTTGTTACTAAGTCATATATTTGGGCCATGTTCAGTGTTCACATAGACAAATGAAATATGTCCCCTTTTGAGTATCACTCTATATAAAgtgtcactttaaaaaaaaaaaaaaaaaaaaaaaaaatttttttgaaaatgaaatgtaGGGCCCTGTGAAattcattagattttttttcccaaattccgttttatttttttctatattctgtgttttccgttttattttctctgaattccgggttttaaagtttaattatattttatcatattaatTCATAGgatttcaacataccattgcattatttttattaaatgaaaagcaTCTATACTGATCCTCACAATCCAAAACCcacatttctttttaattattattattattattattattattattattaataatattatagtagagcatcacagtattaatgaaagcagtaATGAAATTCTTGCTGgagatatttcttaaatataatgtaaatattattgagatattattattatcattattattattactactactactacattgaatattacattttactatacagaagtaatatatttctgtcgcatTTTCGCGCGTctagttaaatggagcttttattttggtggaaaaccaGATGTCCGTCCGTGTTTTCTGCATGACAGAAATCACAGGGCcctagaaatgcataaatcttaaaacataggctaatatatatatatatatatatatatatatatattattattattattattattaatattattttacctaaagaacatacagttttaacagcCAACTACATTCtttatcaaatgcagtacatagtTTGACAGTACACAAAATcggacacagtgtttacagtgctTTTGATGGCCATTTGTCACCAACTATTGGCATAAATAAGTAATGTTACAGGGATGAATAAAATCCCAACTTCTAGCTCTCTGCGTTGCTCTCATTACCCTGGTttggaatgccacaaacacaagtga belongs to Myxocyprinus asiaticus isolate MX2 ecotype Aquarium Trade chromosome 43, UBuf_Myxa_2, whole genome shotgun sequence and includes:
- the gltpb gene encoding glycolipid transfer protein yields the protein MTLLLDNQFAPLSDTNQIVTKTFLESVSHVPLFFDCLGSKVFAPIKADINGNITKIKAVYDSDPVKYETLQQILSAEKSIHGSEWPKVGATLALMWLKRGLRFIQILLQSLADGERDENNPNLIRINITKAYDQALKKYHGWIVQKVFKAALFAAPCRSDFLKALSKDQEVAEDDCLAKVNQFLINFTTTVDAIYEMYSTMNAELDYLV